From the genome of Nicotiana sylvestris chromosome 2, ASM39365v2, whole genome shotgun sequence, one region includes:
- the LOC104248993 gene encoding berberine bridge enzyme-like 8 encodes MKIPLFCSSLVIFLVLATSISPSHENQTFLECLKTNSNPSHPISSLVYSPNNSSFPSVLQAYIRNLRFNESTTNKPLFILTALHESHIQAAIICAKAQGLQMKIRSGGHDYEGLSYISDVPFFILDMFNFRSINVNIDDESAWVEVGATLGEVYYRIAEKSNVHGFPAGVCPTVGVGGHISGGGYGNMMRKYGLTVDNIVDAKLIDVQGRILDRKLMGEDLFWAISGGGGASFGVLLSYKIKLVRVPPKVTVFRVPRLYDQNALELAYLWQRRADKWDDDMFMRLIIDVVNSTTRPTEKTIRVSFFTLFLGDSKQLVSFMNENFPELGLQQKDITEMSWVESVLYYTSFPIAPIDALLRRQPPSVTYLKRKSDYLKKPMSKEGLEYIFKKMIELQTPTILTFNPYGGKMSEISPSAKPFPHRAGNIAKIQYSTNWNEGGVEAANHYLNLTRVLYNYMTPFVSKYPRAAFFNYRDIDLGVTHNGKFSYLEGRVYGIKYFLGNFNRLVKIKTKVDPDNFFRNEQSIPVYPWRK; translated from the coding sequence ATGAAAATTCCACTATTCTGCTCGTCCCTTGTTATTTTTCTTGTTCTTGCTACTTCAATAAGCCCTTCCCATGAAAATCAAACATTTCTTGAATGTCTCAAAACCAATTCAAACCCTTCTCATCCAATTTCCTCACTAGTATATTCTCCAAACAACTCTTCATTTCCATCTGTTTTACAAGCTTACATAAGAAACCTAAGGTTTAACGAGTCAACAACAAACAAACCTCTATTTATCCTCACTGCTTTGCATGAATCCCACATTCAAGCTGCGATTATATGTGCTAAAGCACAAGGTTTGCAGATGAAAATCCGGAGTGGTGGACATGATTATGAGGGTCTATCTTATATCTCCGATGTTCCCTTTTTCATTCTTGACATGTTCAATTTCCGGTCTATAAACGTTAACATTGACGATGAATCTGCATGGGTTGAAGTGGGTGCAACTCTTGGCGAAGTATACTATAGAATTGCTGAAAAAAGCAACGTTCATGGCTTCCCTGCTGGAGTTTGTCCCACCGTAGGCGTCGGTGGTCACATCAGTGGGGGTGGCTATGGTAACATGATGAGGAAATACGGCCTTACTGTTGATAACATCGTTGATGCTAAATTAATCGATGTTCAAGGCCGAATCCTCGACCGAAAATTGATGGGAGAGGACTTATTTTGGGCAATTTCGGGTGGTGGCGGAGCTAGTTTTGGAGTTCTCTTGTCGTATAAAATAAAGTTGGTTCGAGTCCCACCAAAGGTGACTGTTTTTCGAGTCCCAAGACTTTATGACCAAAATGCTCTCGAACTTGCTTACCTATGGCAACGTCGTGCAGATAAGTGGGATGATGACATGTTCATGAGACTGATCATTGATGTAGTAAATAGCACTACTCGTCCTACGGAAAAAACTATAAGGGTTTCATTTTTTACATTATTTCTTGGTGACTCGAAGCAACTTGTCTCATTTATGAACGAAAATTTTCCAGAATTAGGGTTACAACAAAAGGACATTACTGAGATGTCTTGGGTAGAATCTGTTCTTTACTATACAAGTTTTCCTATTGCCCCAATTGATGCTTTGctacgtaggcaacctccatcGGTTACATACTTGAAAAGGAAATCTGATTACTTGAAAAAACCAATGTCAAAGGAAGGGTTGGAATACATATTCAAGAAAATGATAGAACTACAAACGCCAACAATTTTGACATTTAATCCATATGGTGGGAAAATGAGTGAAATCTCACCTTCTGCTAAGCCATTTCCACATAGAGCTGGGAATATAGCCAAGATTCAATATTCAACAAATTGGAATGAAGGTGGAGTTGAGGCTGCAAACCATTATCTCAACTTGACAAGAGTACTTTACAACTATATGACTCCTTTTGTGTCAAAATACCCAAGAGCAGCATTTTTTAAttatagggatattgatttgggTGTTACGCA